A stretch of the Rhizomicrobium sp. genome encodes the following:
- a CDS encoding asparagine synthase-related protein: MSAIFGILRFDGGEVSSRDLERMANTLAHRGPDGRRSVGGGVVGLGHCLLRVNQEDLFEAQPLCDREADLTLVADCRIDNRETLATAFGIGAAELRDMPDSALVLQAYKKWGEDCAEQLLGDFAFAIWDGRRRTLLLGRDHMGQRCQFYHHGKDFIAFATEIRALWALGGVPHELSADQIGKSLLNAVDISTGKTLFDGIGLLPGGTTLRVEESGAATLRRYWEPRAAAEHLGRDEAHYLAAYREVLEEAVACRVRRLTRPPALCFSGGFDSGSIAALAGPIVAARKRKIIAVASVLEEGETRMVRDARAAVEAFRVFPFLDIRYFIRRDETIFADIEESFAMVDGAGGTRYVKRGLFRIAAAAGARLVLDGHGGDYTVNVRAGHMLGRMLRRGKLRRFAREFRMRMRATRRSGFEVLRQDVVPALLPLNAIAAVFSLRRKSAQVWLERPINEALARDLFARGAADPARLRVNYPVYNRWRDRWLHLLRRFSASTPAHAQLAAAHGMDLSRPFHDKRIVELGLALPEDLQFRNGLERYLARRTLGALLPARLLASGPGNDAEDPDMFRAANGSAAQALAEVRKLDHDGRLSRFFDLDKLGAMLAGVEETRKADHFRLSLAANAIAMARFVAWFERSND; this comes from the coding sequence ATGAGCGCGATCTTCGGGATATTGCGGTTCGACGGCGGCGAAGTTTCCTCGCGCGATCTGGAGCGCATGGCCAATACGCTGGCGCATCGCGGTCCGGATGGGCGCAGATCCGTCGGAGGCGGCGTGGTCGGCCTCGGACACTGCTTGTTGCGGGTCAATCAGGAAGACCTGTTCGAAGCGCAGCCGCTCTGCGACCGCGAGGCTGATCTTACGCTGGTCGCCGATTGCAGGATCGACAATCGCGAAACGCTCGCGACGGCCTTCGGCATCGGTGCTGCCGAGCTCCGCGACATGCCCGACAGCGCCCTGGTGTTGCAGGCCTACAAAAAATGGGGCGAAGACTGCGCCGAACAACTATTGGGCGATTTCGCGTTTGCGATCTGGGATGGGCGTCGGCGAACGCTGCTGCTCGGACGCGATCATATGGGGCAGCGATGCCAGTTCTACCATCATGGGAAGGACTTCATTGCGTTCGCAACCGAGATCAGGGCGCTATGGGCGTTGGGCGGCGTTCCGCACGAGTTGAGCGCCGACCAGATCGGCAAGAGCCTTTTGAATGCGGTCGATATCTCCACCGGAAAAACGCTTTTCGACGGCATCGGCCTGTTGCCGGGAGGCACGACGCTGCGGGTCGAGGAGAGCGGCGCTGCGACCTTGCGGCGCTATTGGGAGCCGCGCGCGGCTGCCGAACATCTGGGACGCGACGAAGCCCATTATCTCGCGGCCTATCGCGAGGTTCTGGAGGAGGCGGTCGCCTGCCGCGTGCGGCGCCTGACTCGGCCACCGGCGCTCTGCTTCAGCGGCGGCTTCGATAGCGGCAGCATCGCCGCGCTAGCAGGCCCCATCGTCGCGGCCCGCAAGCGCAAGATCATCGCAGTGGCTTCGGTGCTGGAGGAAGGCGAGACGCGCATGGTGCGCGATGCGCGCGCCGCGGTCGAGGCGTTCCGCGTCTTTCCCTTTCTCGACATCCGCTACTTCATCCGTCGGGACGAGACGATCTTCGCCGACATCGAGGAATCCTTCGCGATGGTCGACGGGGCCGGCGGCACCCGCTATGTGAAGCGTGGGCTTTTCAGGATCGCCGCCGCGGCGGGTGCGCGTCTGGTGCTGGACGGGCACGGCGGAGACTACACGGTCAATGTCCGGGCCGGCCACATGCTGGGGCGGATGCTGCGCCGGGGCAAGTTGCGCCGCTTCGCACGCGAGTTTCGCATGCGCATGCGCGCGACGCGACGCTCCGGCTTTGAGGTGCTGCGCCAGGACGTGGTGCCGGCTCTGCTTCCGCTGAACGCCATTGCGGCGGTCTTCTCCTTGCGGCGCAAATCCGCACAGGTCTGGCTGGAACGGCCTATCAATGAAGCTCTTGCCCGCGATCTGTTCGCGCGCGGCGCGGCAGATCCCGCGCGATTGCGCGTCAACTATCCGGTCTACAACCGGTGGCGCGACCGCTGGCTTCATTTGTTGCGCAGATTTTCGGCCTCCACCCCCGCGCATGCGCAGCTTGCCGCCGCCCATGGCATGGATTTGTCGCGGCCCTTTCACGACAAGCGCATTGTGGAGCTGGGGCTTGCGCTACCCGAGGATTTGCAGTTCCGGAACGGCTTGGAGCGCTATCTTGCGCGGCGCACCCTCGGCGCCTTGCTGCCCGCTCGCCTTTTGGCATCCGGCCCGGGGAACGATGCGGAAGACCCCGATATGTTTCGTGCAGCAAATGGTTCGGCAGCGCAGGCGCTCGCCGAGGTGCGAAAGCTTGATCATGACGGCCGGCTGTCGCGCTTCTTCGACTTGGACAAGTTGGGCGCGATGCTGGCCGGCGTCGAGGAAACACGGAAGGCGGATCACTTCCGGCTGAGTCTTGCGGCGAACGCCATCGCGATGGCGCGGTTTGTCGCCTGGTTCGAACGTTCCAACGATTAG
- a CDS encoding MFS transporter — MKKIVYKNYLLGVLLLLFAFNSVDRLALGLVLQDIKADLHLTDTQLGLLTGIAFALFYAIVGIPIARWADRGNRVTIIAVTAAVWSVMVVLCGAAGNFVQLLLIRAAVGVGEAGCVPPAHSLIADYFDRGERPKAIAVYMMGGSLSLLIGYFLAGWLNQFYGWRAMFVLLGLPGLVLAVLAWRSLREPRLDKADAPDGIAASPAPQPSLREVWLTLWANATFRHLLFCFSAVFFFGYGILQWQPTFFIRSYGLKTGELGTWFAAVNGVSGLIGTYAGGALASRYAVNNERLQLRVIALLFSSFGAIYALVYLSPDRYMAFALMGIATLGAAAANGPIFGAIQSLVPERMRAITIAIIYLFSNLIGMGLGPLAAGALSDALRPWAGDESLRYALLALCPGYLWGGWHLWRASRTVNRDMEAVQTAR; from the coding sequence GTGAAGAAGATCGTCTACAAGAATTACCTGCTCGGCGTGTTGCTGCTGCTCTTTGCGTTCAACTCGGTGGACCGGCTGGCGCTGGGATTGGTGCTGCAGGACATCAAGGCCGACCTGCACCTGACCGACACGCAGTTGGGGCTGCTGACCGGCATCGCCTTCGCGCTGTTCTACGCCATCGTCGGCATACCGATCGCCCGCTGGGCGGATCGCGGCAATCGCGTGACGATCATTGCGGTGACGGCGGCGGTGTGGAGCGTCATGGTCGTCTTGTGCGGCGCCGCGGGGAATTTCGTTCAGCTCCTGCTGATCCGCGCGGCGGTCGGCGTCGGCGAGGCGGGATGCGTGCCGCCGGCGCATTCGCTGATCGCCGACTATTTCGACCGTGGGGAACGGCCCAAGGCCATCGCGGTCTACATGATGGGCGGCTCGCTGAGCCTGCTGATCGGCTATTTCCTGGCGGGCTGGCTCAACCAGTTCTACGGCTGGCGCGCCATGTTCGTCCTGCTCGGCCTGCCCGGACTGGTGCTGGCGGTGCTGGCATGGCGCAGCTTGCGCGAACCGCGGTTGGACAAGGCGGATGCGCCGGACGGGATCGCCGCATCGCCCGCGCCGCAGCCCAGCCTGAGGGAGGTCTGGCTGACCTTGTGGGCGAATGCCACATTCCGTCACCTGCTGTTCTGCTTTTCGGCCGTGTTCTTCTTCGGCTACGGCATTCTGCAATGGCAGCCCACCTTCTTCATCCGCAGCTATGGACTGAAGACCGGCGAGCTCGGCACGTGGTTCGCCGCCGTCAACGGCGTGAGCGGCCTCATCGGCACCTATGCCGGTGGCGCGCTGGCGTCCCGTTATGCCGTCAACAATGAGCGCCTGCAGCTCAGGGTCATCGCACTTCTTTTCTCCAGCTTCGGCGCGATCTATGCACTCGTCTATCTTTCCCCCGATCGCTACATGGCCTTCGCGCTGATGGGCATTGCGACCTTGGGCGCTGCGGCGGCGAACGGTCCGATATTCGGCGCCATCCAGTCGCTGGTGCCCGAACGCATGCGGGCGATCACGATCGCCATCATCTATCTGTTCTCGAACCTGATCGGCATGGGGCTCGGGCCGTTGGCGGCCGGCGCCCTGAGCGATGCGCTTCGACCGTGGGCAGGAGACGAATCCTTGCGGTATGCGCTGCTGGCGTTGTGTCCCGGCTATTTGTGGGGTGGCTGGCATCTGTGGCGGGCGAGTCGAACCGTGAACCGGGATATGGAGGCGGTGCAAACGGCCCGCTGA
- a CDS encoding sigma-70 family RNA polymerase sigma factor: MLVESYADLERRLTRRLRSSELARDALQDTYLRLERGGRIGPVAHPLGYVLRIAINLARDRQRAEKGLASAEQIEAAMDIPDEHPDPSRTAEAKADLAIVERTLATMTARRRAIFLAAWKEHLTSREIARRYDLSIRLIDLELKRAREQCAAALRKVSEK; this comes from the coding sequence GTGCTGGTCGAGAGCTATGCCGACCTGGAGCGCCGTCTGACGCGCCGACTCCGTTCGTCGGAACTCGCGCGCGATGCCCTGCAGGATACTTATCTAAGGCTGGAGCGCGGCGGGCGGATCGGTCCCGTCGCGCATCCGCTGGGCTATGTCCTGCGGATTGCCATAAACCTTGCCAGGGACCGTCAGCGGGCGGAAAAGGGGCTGGCGAGCGCCGAACAAATCGAAGCCGCAATGGACATACCGGACGAGCATCCCGATCCGTCGCGGACCGCCGAAGCGAAGGCGGATCTTGCGATCGTGGAGCGGACGCTCGCGACCATGACCGCCCGGCGCCGCGCGATCTTCCTCGCGGCCTGGAAGGAGCACCTGACGTCCCGGGAAATCGCGCGGCGTTACGATCTCAGCATCCGGCTTATCGACCTGGAGTTGAAGCGGGCGCGCGAACAATGTGCCGCGGCACTTCGCAAAGTTTCGGAAAAATGA
- a CDS encoding energy transducer TonB → MSAYRQSVSFSRWRHAAKTLSTMMIGHATNRPSTPRWPATQRVVGAIFVAAVHIAVLWALLLHRDSSSADLNASRRAQTDSEIEMSLAPAGSTGSARAAAQQKPEPARSVPGLARPSNPAPPRQSPGHSPDETEEAADPSTARYPVSGPHESSPAPAVGLSADAASDFQRALLAHIESYRRYPDQTKGLRPQGTVQIVFAMDRQGKVLGIWIDRSSGSDALDREAIATVLRAQPLPAIPPDLPEPLNIVLPVVFGSPP, encoded by the coding sequence ATGTCCGCATATCGGCAGAGCGTCAGCTTTAGCCGCTGGCGACATGCTGCGAAGACGCTATCGACCATGATGATCGGCCATGCCACCAATCGTCCGTCGACTCCAAGATGGCCTGCGACGCAACGGGTAGTCGGAGCGATCTTCGTTGCCGCCGTTCATATCGCAGTCCTCTGGGCACTGTTGCTTCATCGCGACTCTTCGTCGGCCGATTTGAACGCGTCGCGCCGCGCGCAAACCGATTCCGAGATCGAAATGTCTCTTGCGCCCGCGGGAAGCACGGGAAGCGCCAGAGCCGCGGCACAGCAAAAGCCCGAACCCGCTCGGTCGGTACCCGGCTTGGCGCGACCGTCCAACCCGGCGCCGCCGCGGCAGTCGCCGGGACATTCTCCCGACGAGACGGAAGAAGCAGCTGATCCGTCGACCGCCCGATATCCGGTAAGCGGCCCACACGAAAGTTCACCTGCTCCTGCCGTAGGCCTGTCGGCCGACGCGGCCTCCGACTTCCAGAGGGCGCTGCTCGCGCACATCGAAAGTTATCGGCGGTATCCCGATCAGACCAAGGGCTTGCGTCCCCAAGGCACGGTTCAGATCGTTTTTGCCATGGATCGCCAAGGCAAGGTCCTCGGGATATGGATCGACCGGTCATCCGGTTCCGACGCCCTGGATCGCGAAGCGATCGCGACCGTGCTGCGCGCGCAGCCGCTTCCGGCCATCCCGCCCGATCTGCCCGAGCCGCTTAATATCGTCCTTCCGGTCGTGTTCGGATCGCCGCCCTGA
- a CDS encoding tryptophan halogenase family protein, producing MSIKRTELRWAGNVALGRPITNITIVGGGTAGWIAAAHLNHALQWGPTGRPDVAITLIESPNIPSVGVGEGTLPLLAHTLELLQISEPEFVLRTNATFKYGTRLENWNVDDRRQPYAFVHPFHCGSWVRGLNPGNSFRAHGVPGRENLHGREYVRLVSRSVEAIERRKAPRDVAAAPYSNKLRYAYHVDAARFAEFLSEVCQARGVQRLADDVIDVEHDERGFVSALKLAKSGTHAVELVIDCTGFRGLLINEAMSEPFVPFSDYLLNDRAIPIQVAHRDLKSIEPVTVSRALEAGWSWRIPLHSRLGTGYVYSSAFKSDEKALEELHTQLAGDHLLTEPRVLRMRVGRSRRAWVKNCVAIGLSAGFLEPLESTAIQSIDLSARWLVATMPTTDFEEPLRAKFNATIEKFYEHVRDFLALHYTLGNRDDTPYWLAVRNETKKSDAVLENLALWRHAVPDGLDVSPPGIFSSCSLQSVLFGKDFYRNTPAPTIDVVAGDVWRRYCLEWEGIKDALLDSLPDHLELIEAMRAAAQIGDTVGRPPETQMLAVSETPRPGAA from the coding sequence ATGTCGATAAAGAGGACGGAATTGCGTTGGGCGGGGAACGTCGCTTTGGGTCGGCCGATCACGAATATAACGATTGTCGGCGGCGGAACGGCGGGCTGGATCGCCGCCGCGCATCTCAATCATGCGTTGCAGTGGGGCCCGACCGGGCGCCCGGACGTTGCCATCACGCTCATAGAATCGCCGAATATTCCAAGCGTAGGCGTCGGCGAAGGCACGCTGCCCTTGCTCGCGCATACGCTCGAGCTTCTCCAGATATCGGAACCGGAATTCGTTCTGCGCACGAATGCGACATTCAAGTACGGCACGCGGCTCGAGAACTGGAACGTCGACGATCGGCGACAGCCCTATGCCTTCGTCCACCCCTTCCACTGCGGAAGCTGGGTGCGAGGCCTAAATCCCGGCAACTCGTTCCGCGCCCATGGCGTTCCGGGACGGGAGAACCTCCACGGACGGGAGTATGTGCGGCTGGTAAGCCGAAGCGTGGAGGCGATCGAGCGGCGCAAGGCTCCGCGCGACGTCGCCGCCGCGCCTTACAGCAACAAGCTGCGCTATGCCTATCACGTCGACGCGGCCCGCTTCGCCGAATTCCTGTCGGAGGTCTGCCAGGCCCGAGGCGTCCAGCGTCTCGCCGACGACGTTATCGACGTCGAACATGACGAACGCGGCTTCGTCTCGGCACTGAAATTGGCAAAGTCCGGCACGCATGCCGTGGAACTGGTCATCGATTGCACGGGCTTTCGAGGGCTGCTGATCAACGAAGCGATGAGCGAGCCCTTTGTCCCGTTTTCGGATTATCTGCTCAACGATCGTGCGATTCCGATCCAGGTCGCGCACAGGGACCTCAAATCGATAGAGCCGGTCACCGTCTCGAGGGCCCTGGAAGCAGGATGGTCTTGGCGCATTCCGCTCCATTCGCGCCTCGGCACCGGCTATGTCTATTCGAGTGCGTTCAAATCCGACGAGAAAGCGCTCGAGGAGCTGCACACGCAACTCGCGGGCGACCATCTGCTGACGGAACCTCGCGTCCTGAGGATGCGCGTCGGGCGCTCGCGCCGCGCATGGGTCAAGAATTGCGTGGCCATCGGTCTCTCGGCGGGCTTCCTCGAGCCATTGGAGTCGACGGCCATTCAATCCATCGATCTATCGGCCCGCTGGCTCGTGGCCACCATGCCGACGACGGACTTCGAAGAACCGTTGCGCGCCAAATTCAATGCGACGATCGAGAAGTTCTACGAACATGTGCGCGACTTCCTCGCCCTGCATTATACGCTCGGCAACCGTGACGACACGCCCTATTGGCTGGCGGTCCGCAACGAAACGAAGAAGTCGGACGCCGTGCTGGAGAATTTGGCGCTATGGCGCCACGCTGTTCCGGACGGCCTGGACGTCTCGCCCCCCGGCATCTTCAGTTCCTGCAGCCTTCAGAGCGTTCTTTTCGGCAAGGATTTTTATCGGAATACGCCCGCCCCCACCATCGATGTGGTGGCTGGCGACGTATGGCGGCGATATTGCCTGGAATGGGAGGGCATCAAGGACGCCTTGCTGGACAGTCTGCCGGACCATCTCGAACTGATCGAAGCGATGCGCGCCGCCGCACAGATCGGCGATACCGTCGGTCGCCCGCCCGAGACGCAGATGCTCGCGGTCAGCGAGACTCCGCGGCCGGGCGCTGCCTGA